Proteins encoded by one window of Nocardia goodfellowii:
- a CDS encoding serine hydrolase domain-containing protein, with the protein MSNVASSGELLALPRGVSGSAAVEFGPLVKVFARTFGQRRGAGAGLVVRRHGETLVDISTGSAAGKPWTADTGSIIFSATKGIAATVIHRLADRGLIDYRAPVAEYWPEFAANGKGSITVAQVLTHSAGLSGISKLAADPTEVLDHELMEQRLAAAKPDHLLGFPAYHALTLGWLLAGLARAVTGQNMATLFRTEVAEPLGTDGIHLGRPPVNATTTYAPLAGNQLELLGRPLGALLLGRSHGFPGAAGAAARALFMPGMEGILKGEFPPILATELAAGNGVCTASGLATLYGALVEGRTPDGRQYLSPHTVQAIRRIRSYKVDRTLFYIPMMWHLGYHSLPAPGAHGGFGHIGLGGSFGWVEPRLGLSVGFVHNRLALPQMGIDQVSAMWLLPLTMNCLRASRRVAVAPPREAAA; encoded by the coding sequence ATGAGCAACGTGGCTTCGTCCGGGGAACTACTGGCACTCCCGCGGGGGGTGAGTGGTAGCGCCGCTGTCGAGTTCGGGCCGCTGGTCAAAGTGTTCGCCCGCACCTTCGGGCAGCGCCGGGGCGCGGGCGCCGGATTGGTGGTGCGGCGCCACGGCGAGACGCTGGTCGACATCTCCACCGGCTCCGCCGCGGGGAAACCGTGGACCGCGGACACCGGCTCGATCATCTTCTCCGCCACCAAAGGTATCGCCGCCACGGTCATCCACCGCCTGGCCGACCGCGGACTCATCGATTACCGCGCCCCGGTCGCCGAATACTGGCCCGAATTCGCGGCCAACGGCAAGGGATCCATCACCGTCGCCCAGGTGCTGACGCACAGCGCCGGTCTGTCCGGGATCAGCAAACTCGCCGCCGACCCCACCGAAGTCCTCGATCACGAGCTGATGGAGCAGCGACTCGCGGCCGCGAAGCCCGATCACCTGCTGGGCTTCCCGGCCTATCACGCACTCACCCTCGGCTGGCTGCTGGCCGGTTTGGCCCGCGCCGTCACCGGGCAGAACATGGCGACCCTGTTCCGCACCGAGGTCGCCGAGCCCCTCGGTACCGACGGCATCCACCTCGGCCGCCCGCCGGTAAACGCCACGACCACCTACGCGCCGCTGGCGGGCAATCAGCTCGAACTGCTCGGCCGACCGCTCGGCGCGCTCCTGCTCGGGCGCTCCCACGGCTTCCCCGGTGCGGCGGGCGCTGCCGCCCGTGCCCTGTTCATGCCCGGTATGGAGGGCATCCTGAAGGGCGAATTCCCGCCGATCCTGGCCACCGAACTCGCCGCGGGCAACGGCGTGTGCACCGCGTCCGGCCTGGCCACCCTCTACGGCGCACTGGTCGAAGGCCGCACGCCGGATGGGCGGCAATATCTGTCGCCGCACACGGTCCAGGCGATCCGCCGGATCCGCAGCTACAAGGTCGACCGCACCCTGTTCTATATCCCCATGATGTGGCACCTCGGCTACCACTCGCTGCCCGCGCCGGGAGCCCACGGCGGGTTCGGTCACATCGGCCTGGGCGGTTCGTTCGGCTGGGTGGAACCGCGACTGGGGCTCTCGGTCGGCTTCGTGCACAACCGGTTGGCCCTGCCGCAGATGGGTATCGACCAGGTGTCGGCCATGTGGCTGCTGCCGTTGACCATGAACTGCCTGCGCGCGAGCAGGCGTGTCGCTGTAGCGCCACCGCGCGAGGCAGCGGCGTAA
- the treZ gene encoding malto-oligosyltrehalose trehalohydrolase, with product MTLFEVWAPSASTVRLVLEGSGYPMAARPGGWWWIERPAAPGARYGFQLDDDAAVLPDPRSARQPQGVHGRSAVHALDLAVWTDAAWTGRPLPGAVFYELHIGTFTPAGTFDAAIERLDHLVDLGITVVELMPVNAFDGSHNWGYDGVLWYAVHEPYGGPDGLQRFVNACHAKGLAVALDVVYNHLGPSGNYLPRFGPYLTEGRNTWGQSLNLDGPGSDTVRRFIIDNALRWFRDFHIDALRLDAVHALVDRTATHLLAELATETATFAAHLRRPLTLIAESDLNDPRLVTPRAAGGYGLAGQWNDDLHHAIHAAVSGERQGYYADFGSLATLARTYTHGFFHAGTYSSFRGRVHGRPIDRNLLPASALLAYTCTHDQIGNRALGDRPSAYLSAGQLAVKAALVLFSPYTPMLFMGEEWGARTPFQFFTSHTDPVVGAATAAGRKAEFAAHGWSSDEVPDPQDPRTFLRSTLDWEESANSELLACYRALIALRRARAEITDPWLAQVTVDYNEETRWLTVHRGALRLLCNLSADPVEIPVTGVEVLSWTPPVRRSGHTVLPAHSFTILDTGPTPCS from the coding sequence ATGACGTTGTTCGAGGTTTGGGCGCCCAGCGCCTCGACGGTGCGCCTGGTGCTGGAGGGCTCGGGATACCCGATGGCGGCCCGGCCCGGAGGCTGGTGGTGGATCGAGCGGCCCGCCGCACCCGGTGCCCGGTACGGCTTCCAACTCGACGACGATGCCGCCGTATTACCGGATCCGCGTTCGGCCCGCCAGCCCCAGGGCGTGCACGGTCGCTCGGCGGTGCATGCGCTGGATCTCGCGGTCTGGACCGACGCCGCGTGGACCGGACGGCCGTTGCCAGGTGCGGTGTTCTATGAACTGCACATCGGAACCTTCACTCCCGCGGGAACTTTCGACGCCGCCATCGAACGCCTCGACCACCTGGTGGATCTCGGCATCACCGTGGTCGAGCTCATGCCCGTGAACGCATTCGACGGCAGCCACAACTGGGGCTACGACGGTGTGCTCTGGTACGCGGTGCACGAACCCTACGGCGGCCCGGACGGTTTGCAGCGGTTCGTGAACGCCTGCCACGCAAAGGGATTGGCTGTCGCGCTGGACGTCGTCTACAACCACCTCGGCCCCTCCGGCAACTACCTGCCGCGCTTCGGGCCATATCTGACCGAGGGCCGCAACACCTGGGGTCAGAGTCTGAACCTGGACGGACCGGGCTCGGATACGGTGCGCCGCTTCATCATCGACAACGCGCTGCGCTGGTTTCGGGACTTCCACATCGACGCCCTCCGGCTGGACGCGGTGCACGCCCTCGTCGACCGCACCGCCACCCACCTGCTCGCCGAATTAGCCACCGAGACCGCGACTTTCGCCGCCCACCTGCGCCGTCCACTGACCCTGATCGCCGAGAGCGATCTCAACGATCCCCGGCTGGTGACCCCGCGCGCCGCCGGCGGTTACGGTCTGGCCGGTCAGTGGAACGACGATCTGCACCACGCGATCCATGCCGCCGTCTCGGGTGAAAGGCAGGGCTACTACGCCGATTTCGGTTCCCTGGCCACCCTCGCGCGGACCTACACGCACGGTTTCTTCCATGCCGGAACCTATTCGAGCTTTCGCGGTCGCGTCCATGGCCGTCCCATCGACCGGAATCTGTTGCCCGCCAGCGCTTTACTGGCTTACACCTGCACTCATGACCAGATCGGCAACCGTGCCCTCGGTGACCGCCCCAGCGCCTACCTGTCCGCCGGTCAGCTCGCCGTCAAAGCCGCGCTGGTGTTGTTCTCGCCGTACACACCGATGCTTTTCATGGGGGAGGAGTGGGGCGCGCGGACCCCGTTCCAGTTCTTCACCTCGCACACCGATCCGGTGGTCGGCGCGGCCACGGCGGCCGGTCGCAAGGCGGAGTTCGCGGCGCATGGCTGGTCTTCCGACGAGGTGCCGGATCCCCAGGACCCGCGAACTTTTCTGCGTTCCACACTCGACTGGGAAGAATCCGCGAACTCCGAGCTGCTGGCCTGTTATCGCGCGCTGATCGCGCTGCGCCGCGCCCGCGCCGAGATCACCGACCCCTGGCTGGCGCAGGTCACGGTCGACTACAACGAGGAGACGCGTTGGCTGACAGTGCACCGCGGGGCACTCCGGTTGCTCTGTAATCTCTCGGCCGATCCGGTCGAGATCCCGGTGACCGGCGTCGAGGTTCTGTCCTGGACACCGCCGGTCCGCCGCTCTGGCCACACCGTTCTCCCTGCTCACTCCTTCACCATTCTCGACACCGGCCCCACGCCATGTTCGTAA
- a CDS encoding class I SAM-dependent methyltransferase has protein sequence MSGFSLWHRFHRTWNSGDVGIYRDRIVPRLVDVACGMGINDPQRTRACAGLHGRVVEIGFGSGLNIPFYPDTVTAISAVEPADLGWKLAGKRLPQATVPIERAGLDGQSLPFADNSFDSALSTWTLCTIPDVAIALRELRRVLVPGGTFHFVEHGLAPHPSVQKWQHRLNPIQKVCAGGCHLNRDICGLIETAGFQLREVEEFYGEGPRPVAALTLGVAVSPGRTTPV, from the coding sequence ATCTCAGGGTTTTCCCTCTGGCACAGGTTCCATCGAACCTGGAACAGTGGGGACGTGGGAATCTACCGTGATCGGATCGTGCCCCGGCTCGTCGATGTCGCCTGCGGGATGGGAATCAACGATCCGCAGCGCACACGGGCCTGCGCCGGACTGCACGGACGCGTGGTGGAGATCGGCTTCGGCTCGGGCTTGAACATCCCGTTCTATCCGGACACGGTCACCGCCATCAGCGCGGTCGAGCCGGCCGACCTCGGCTGGAAGCTGGCCGGGAAGCGGCTACCGCAGGCGACGGTGCCGATCGAACGCGCCGGGCTGGACGGACAATCGCTGCCGTTCGCCGACAACAGCTTCGACTCCGCCCTGTCGACCTGGACCCTGTGCACCATCCCCGACGTCGCTATCGCGCTGCGCGAGCTGCGCCGAGTCCTGGTGCCGGGCGGCACTTTTCATTTCGTCGAGCACGGCCTCGCACCGCACCCGAGCGTCCAGAAATGGCAGCACCGGCTCAACCCGATCCAGAAGGTCTGCGCGGGCGGCTGCCATCTGAACCGCGATATCTGCGGACTGATCGAGACAGCGGGCTTCCAGCTGCGCGAGGTCGAGGAGTTCTACGGCGAGGGGCCCAGACCGGTCGCCGCCCTGACCCTCGGGGTGGCGGTCTCACCGGGCCGGACCACTCCCGTCTAG
- the dnaE gene encoding DNA polymerase III subunit alpha: MAASSGSFVHLHNHTEYSMLDGAAKISPLFTEAKRLGMTAVGMTDHGNMYGASEFYNSAKKHGITPIIGIEAYIAPASRFDTKRVLWGDPSQKGDDVSGSGAYTHMTMVAENATGLRNLFKLSSLASIEGQLGKWARMDEEIIAQYAEGIIATTGCPSGEVQTRLRLGHDREALEAAAKWQEIFGKENFFLEVMDHGLSIERRVREGLLNISKQLDIPPLATNDCHYVTKDQSTNHEALLCIQTGKTLSDPTRFKFDGDGYYLKSAEEMRAIWDAEVPGACDNTVLIGERIQSYDDVWAFKDRMPVFPVPAGEDQDSWLRKEVERGLERRFAGGTVPEEYYSRAYFELDVIKQKGFPAYFLVVGDLVNHAKEVGIRVGPGRGSAAGSLVAYALGITNIDPIPHGLLFERFLNPERPSAPDIDIDFDDRRRGEMVRYATEKWGSDRVAQVITFGTIKTKAAIKDSARVLFGQPGFAIADQISKALPPPIMAKDISVAGITDPDHERYKEAAEVRELIAANPDVAKIYETARGLEGLIRNAGVHACAVIMSSEPLMDAIPLWKRAQDGAIITGWDYPSCEAIGLLKMDFLGLRNLTVIGDALENIKANRGIDLDMDNLPLDDPATYELLSRGDTLGVFQLDGGPMRDLLRRMQPTGFNDIVAVLALYRPGPMGMNAHNDYADRKNGRQPITPIHPELEEPLADILAETYGLIVYQEQIMFIAQKVASYSMGKADALRKAMGKKKLEVLEAEYKGFREGMMNNGFSEAAVKALWDTILPFAGYAFNKSHAAGYGLVSFWTAYLKANYPAEYMAGLLTSVGDDKDKAAVYLSDCRRLGITVLPPDVNESEMNFASVGTDIRFGLGAVRNVGANVVSSIIAARKEKSKFTDFSDYLNKIDAVACTKKVTESLIKAGAFDSLGHPRKGLLLIHSDAIDAVMTTKKAEAIGQFDLFGGVDADDSISSVFNVAVPDDEWETKHKLALEREMLGLYVSGHPLNGVEHVLAAQVDTPIPAILEGDVSDGAQVTIGGILASVNRRINKNGLAWASAQLEDLTGGVEVLFFPQSYSVYGMDVVEDAVVLVKARVSVRDDRISLIANDLVVPDLSSIGVAKPLSVILTTRMCTPDKIGELKRVLSRHPGTSDVHVRHVGAREKTTLMKLGDNLRVSPSSALMGDLKALLGPGCLGS; this comes from the coding sequence TTGGCTGCCTCGTCCGGATCGTTCGTTCACCTGCACAACCACACCGAGTACTCCATGCTCGACGGTGCCGCCAAGATTTCTCCGCTGTTCACGGAGGCGAAACGGCTCGGGATGACGGCGGTCGGCATGACCGACCACGGAAACATGTACGGCGCTTCGGAGTTCTACAACTCCGCGAAGAAGCACGGCATCACGCCGATCATCGGTATCGAGGCCTACATCGCGCCGGCGTCGCGGTTCGACACCAAGCGTGTGCTGTGGGGCGATCCGAGCCAGAAGGGCGACGACGTCTCCGGCTCCGGCGCCTACACGCACATGACGATGGTCGCGGAGAACGCGACCGGTTTGCGCAACTTGTTCAAACTGTCCTCGCTCGCTTCGATCGAGGGTCAGCTCGGTAAGTGGGCGCGTATGGACGAGGAGATCATCGCCCAGTACGCCGAGGGCATCATCGCGACCACGGGGTGTCCGTCGGGTGAGGTGCAGACGCGGTTGCGGCTGGGTCATGACCGCGAGGCGTTGGAGGCGGCGGCGAAGTGGCAGGAGATCTTCGGTAAGGAGAATTTCTTTCTCGAGGTGATGGATCATGGTCTGTCGATCGAGCGGCGGGTGCGGGAGGGGTTGCTGAATATCAGTAAGCAGCTCGATATTCCGCCGTTGGCGACCAATGACTGTCATTACGTCACCAAGGATCAGTCGACCAATCATGAGGCGCTGCTGTGTATTCAGACCGGCAAGACCCTTTCGGATCCGACCCGGTTCAAGTTCGACGGTGACGGCTATTACCTGAAGTCCGCCGAGGAGATGCGGGCGATCTGGGATGCCGAGGTGCCCGGCGCGTGCGACAACACGGTGCTCATCGGCGAACGCATCCAGTCCTACGACGACGTGTGGGCGTTCAAGGACCGCATGCCGGTGTTCCCCGTCCCCGCGGGCGAGGATCAGGATTCCTGGCTGCGCAAGGAAGTCGAGCGCGGCCTGGAGCGCCGTTTCGCCGGCGGCACGGTGCCCGAGGAGTACTACTCCCGCGCCTACTTCGAACTCGACGTCATCAAGCAGAAGGGCTTCCCCGCCTACTTCCTCGTCGTCGGTGACCTCGTCAACCACGCCAAGGAAGTCGGCATCCGCGTCGGCCCCGGTCGTGGTTCGGCCGCGGGTTCGCTGGTGGCCTACGCGCTCGGCATCACCAATATCGACCCGATCCCGCACGGCCTGCTGTTCGAACGCTTCCTGAATCCGGAACGACCGTCCGCCCCCGATATCGATATCGACTTCGACGATCGCCGCCGCGGTGAAATGGTCCGCTACGCCACCGAGAAATGGGGCAGCGACCGAGTCGCCCAGGTCATCACCTTCGGCACCATCAAAACCAAAGCCGCGATCAAAGACTCCGCACGCGTACTGTTCGGCCAACCCGGATTCGCCATCGCCGACCAGATCTCCAAAGCACTGCCCCCGCCGATCATGGCCAAGGACATCTCGGTCGCGGGCATCACCGACCCCGACCACGAGCGGTACAAAGAAGCCGCCGAGGTCCGCGAACTCATCGCCGCCAACCCCGATGTCGCCAAGATCTACGAAACCGCCCGCGGCCTGGAAGGGCTGATCCGCAACGCCGGCGTGCACGCCTGCGCGGTCATCATGTCCTCCGAACCGCTCATGGACGCCATCCCACTGTGGAAACGCGCCCAGGACGGCGCCATCATCACCGGCTGGGACTACCCGTCCTGCGAGGCCATCGGCCTGCTCAAAATGGACTTCCTCGGCCTGCGCAACCTCACCGTCATCGGTGACGCCCTGGAAAACATCAAAGCCAACCGCGGCATCGACCTCGACATGGACAACCTGCCGCTGGACGATCCCGCCACCTACGAATTGCTGTCCCGCGGTGACACGCTCGGCGTCTTCCAGCTCGACGGCGGTCCCATGCGCGACCTGCTGCGCCGCATGCAGCCCACCGGCTTCAACGACATCGTCGCCGTGCTCGCGCTGTACCGCCCCGGCCCGATGGGCATGAACGCCCACAACGACTACGCCGATCGCAAGAACGGCCGCCAGCCCATCACCCCGATCCATCCGGAGCTGGAGGAACCGCTCGCCGACATCCTCGCCGAAACCTATGGTCTGATCGTTTATCAGGAACAGATCATGTTCATCGCGCAGAAGGTCGCCTCCTACTCCATGGGTAAGGCCGACGCGCTGCGTAAGGCCATGGGTAAGAAGAAGCTCGAGGTGCTGGAAGCCGAGTACAAGGGCTTCCGCGAGGGCATGATGAACAACGGTTTCTCCGAGGCCGCGGTAAAGGCCCTGTGGGACACCATCCTTCCGTTCGCCGGTTACGCGTTCAACAAATCGCATGCCGCCGGGTACGGTCTCGTCTCCTTCTGGACCGCCTACCTCAAGGCCAACTACCCGGCCGAGTACATGGCCGGCCTGCTCACCTCCGTCGGTGACGACAAGGACAAGGCCGCGGTCTATCTGTCGGACTGCCGTCGCCTGGGCATCACCGTGCTGCCGCCGGACGTCAACGAATCCGAGATGAACTTCGCCTCGGTCGGCACCGACATCCGCTTCGGTCTGGGCGCGGTCCGCAATGTCGGCGCCAACGTGGTGTCCTCGATCATCGCCGCGCGCAAGGAGAAGTCGAAGTTCACCGACTTCTCCGACTACCTGAACAAGATCGACGCGGTGGCCTGCACCAAGAAGGTCACCGAATCCCTGATCAAGGCAGGGGCTTTCGATTCGCTCGGGCATCCCCGCAAGGGCCTGCTGCTGATCCACTCCGACGCCATCGACGCGGTGATGACGACCAAGAAGGCCGAGGCGATCGGTCAGTTCGACCTGTTCGGCGGTGTGGACGCCGACGATTCGATCTCCTCGGTCTTCAATGTCGCTGTCCCCGACGACGAATGGGAGACCAAGCACAAGCTCGCCTTGGAGCGGGAGATGCTCGGCCTCTACGTTTCCGGTCACCCGCTCAACGGCGTCGAACATGTGCTGGCCGCGCAGGTCGACACCCCGATCCCGGCGATCCTGGAGGGCGATGTCTCCGACGGTGCCCAGGTCACCATCGGCGGCATCCTCGCCTCGGTGAACCGGCGGATCAACAAGAACGGCCTGGCCTGGGCCTCGGCGCAGCTGGAGGATCTGACCGGCGGCGTCGAGGTGCTGTTCTTCCCGCAGTCGTACTCGGTGTACGGCATGGATGTGGTCGAGGACGCGGTCGTGCTGGTGAAGGCCCGAGTCTCGGTGCGCGACGACCGGATCTCGCTGATCGCCAACGATCTCGTCGTCCCCGATCTCTCCTCGATCGGTGTAGCCAAGCCGTTGTCGGTCATCCTCACCACCCGCATGTGCACCCCCGACAAAATCGGTGAGCTCAAGCGAGTGCTTTCCCGGCACCCCGGCACCTCCGACGTCCACGTCCGCCACGTCGGCGCCCGCGAGAAGACCACCCTGATGAAACTGGGTGACAATCTGCGCGTCTCGCCGTCCTCGGCCCTGATGGGTGACTTGAAGGCGCTACTCGGCCCCGGCTGCCTGGGGTCCTAG
- a CDS encoding sensor histidine kinase yields MTTAVVAVTVSAVLLAGALLVWSRTRRVVTTPAERAVYSALHTASLAARPLRGGLTDRSAQEAAPHLRELTGGEALAVADADGTLLAWDGPHSELAEYFTDAAKRAVATERPVLVPGPGRAEHAGRTLIAQPLLIENAGVAGALGVVTTGQPGPGRLGAVAEVARYACGQLELAELDASRARLDRAEVRALRAQISPHFIYNALNTIASFVRTDPDRARELILEFADFTRYSFRTAGEFTVLAEELRNIERYLELERARFGDALQVRLQIAPEVLGVVLPFLALQPLVENAVRHGLGGSGGRGTISIVAADAGTDCVISVEDDGAGMDPDLLRSGALDAIETGSGPARPAESAHVGLANVDDRLRAAFGNDYGLVVDTAPGAGTKVSMRVPKFRAGIQA; encoded by the coding sequence GTGACGACCGCGGTTGTCGCGGTGACGGTTTCGGCCGTGCTGCTCGCGGGCGCACTGCTGGTGTGGTCGCGCACCCGGCGGGTGGTGACCACACCCGCGGAGCGCGCGGTGTATTCGGCATTGCACACCGCGTCATTGGCGGCGCGGCCGCTGCGCGGCGGGCTGACCGATCGTTCGGCCCAGGAGGCGGCCCCGCATCTGCGCGAACTCACCGGCGGCGAGGCCTTGGCGGTGGCCGACGCGGACGGGACTCTGCTGGCCTGGGATGGGCCGCACTCGGAGCTCGCCGAGTATTTCACTGACGCCGCCAAACGCGCGGTCGCCACCGAGCGACCGGTGCTGGTGCCGGGGCCGGGGCGGGCCGAGCACGCCGGGCGCACCTTGATCGCGCAGCCGCTGCTGATCGAGAACGCGGGTGTGGCGGGCGCTTTGGGTGTGGTGACGACCGGGCAGCCCGGCCCCGGACGGCTCGGCGCGGTCGCGGAGGTCGCCCGATATGCCTGCGGCCAGCTGGAATTGGCGGAGCTGGACGCATCGCGAGCGCGACTGGACCGCGCCGAGGTGCGGGCGCTGCGAGCCCAGATCAGTCCGCACTTCATCTACAACGCGTTGAACACCATCGCCTCGTTCGTGCGCACCGATCCTGATCGGGCCCGCGAGCTGATCCTGGAGTTCGCCGACTTCACCCGCTATTCCTTCCGCACGGCGGGCGAATTCACGGTGCTGGCCGAGGAGTTGCGCAATATCGAACGGTATCTGGAGTTGGAGCGCGCCCGCTTCGGTGACGCGTTGCAGGTGCGGTTGCAGATCGCGCCCGAGGTGCTGGGCGTGGTGTTGCCGTTCCTGGCGCTGCAACCGCTGGTGGAGAACGCCGTCCGGCACGGGCTCGGCGGGTCGGGCGGACGCGGAACCATCAGCATCGTCGCCGCCGACGCGGGCACCGACTGCGTGATCAGCGTCGAGGACGACGGCGCCGGAATGGATCCTGATCTCCTGCGTTCCGGGGCACTGGACGCGATCGAAACCGGCTCAGGCCCCGCGCGGCCGGCCGAATCCGCGCACGTCGGATTGGCCAATGTCGACGACCGGTTACGGGCCGCGTTCGGCAATGACTACGGACTGGTCGTGGACACCGCACCCGGCGCGGGGACGAAGGTCAGCATGCGCGTCCCCAAGTTCCGCGCCGGGATTCAAGCGTGA
- a CDS encoding PIN domain-containing protein, whose protein sequence is MIRYIIDSSALWRLRRDRDLLGVWMEEITLRLIGSCPPQRVEFLRSASNAEEYECWRDDLVKLFPEIPLPKRIWSWVDTVQHQLAGQGVLGSVSPVDLMICATAAHHGVTILHDDKDFRTVARFVPGVVELSINSRKRGKP, encoded by the coding sequence GTGATCCGCTACATCATCGACTCATCCGCACTCTGGCGTCTGAGGCGCGATCGCGACCTGCTCGGTGTGTGGATGGAAGAGATCACCCTGCGTTTGATCGGATCGTGTCCACCACAGCGCGTCGAATTCTTGCGCTCGGCGAGCAACGCGGAGGAATACGAGTGTTGGCGGGACGATCTCGTCAAGCTGTTTCCAGAGATCCCACTGCCGAAACGGATTTGGAGTTGGGTCGACACCGTGCAGCATCAGCTTGCGGGTCAGGGTGTGCTGGGTTCAGTGAGCCCCGTGGATCTGATGATCTGCGCGACAGCCGCACATCATGGTGTGACGATCCTGCACGACGACAAGGATTTCCGCACCGTCGCGCGGTTTGTGCCAGGGGTCGTCGAGTTGTCGATCAATTCCCGAAAACGAGGCAAACCCTAA
- a CDS encoding type II toxin-antitoxin system VapB family antitoxin, with amino-acid sequence MTVTTIDLDDELLTKAMRLSGGATKKEVVNMALREYVERHDRVEQINRFFDSMSEESYQHWKRIHEAEKGRPIEE; translated from the coding sequence ATGACCGTGACGACGATCGATCTGGACGACGAATTGCTGACGAAGGCCATGCGCTTGAGCGGTGGCGCGACGAAGAAGGAGGTAGTGAACATGGCGCTGCGGGAGTACGTGGAGCGGCACGACCGGGTCGAACAGATCAACCGGTTCTTCGACAGCATGTCGGAGGAGTCCTACCAGCATTGGAAGAGGATTCACGAAGCGGAGAAGGGCAGGCCGATCGAGGAGTGA
- a CDS encoding LytR/AlgR family response regulator transcription factor, translated as MTGTTDSAPANLQILAVDDEKPALDELVYLLHAHPEVGTVYGASDATEALRVLRAHPVDAVFLDINMPGLDGMELAGILSEFAHSPAVVFVTAHDDRAVAAFDLGAVDYLLKPLREARLAEAVRRIAATRGAAAESSAAAPEQPRTDPNEVIPVELGGVTTLVPRSSVSWVEADGDYARLHTSDGSHLVRIPLSALESRWEDAGFLRVHRSYLVALRLVAGLRTVGTGTVVCLRAEGNAAAVELPVSRRQVRELKQRLINGPRQNWTAR; from the coding sequence GTGACAGGCACCACCGACAGCGCGCCAGCGAATTTGCAGATTCTGGCGGTAGACGACGAGAAACCGGCACTGGACGAGCTGGTGTACTTGCTGCACGCCCATCCCGAGGTCGGCACCGTCTATGGCGCGAGCGACGCGACCGAGGCGCTGCGGGTATTGCGCGCGCATCCGGTCGACGCGGTGTTCCTCGACATCAATATGCCGGGACTGGACGGAATGGAGTTGGCGGGCATCCTGTCGGAGTTCGCCCACTCGCCGGCCGTGGTGTTCGTGACGGCACATGACGATCGGGCCGTGGCCGCCTTCGATCTTGGCGCGGTGGACTATCTGCTGAAACCGCTGCGGGAGGCGCGCCTGGCCGAAGCGGTGCGCCGGATCGCCGCGACGCGCGGTGCGGCAGCCGAATCGAGCGCGGCGGCCCCCGAACAACCGCGGACCGATCCGAACGAGGTCATTCCCGTGGAGCTGGGCGGGGTGACCACGTTGGTGCCGCGTTCCAGCGTCAGTTGGGTGGAGGCCGACGGCGACTATGCCCGGCTGCACACCAGCGACGGATCGCATCTGGTGCGGATTCCGCTGTCGGCGCTCGAATCGCGCTGGGAGGACGCGGGTTTCCTGCGCGTGCACCGGTCGTACCTGGTGGCGTTGCGACTGGTGGCGGGGTTGCGCACCGTCGGCACCGGCACGGTGGTGTGCCTGCGCGCCGAGGGCAATGCCGCCGCGGTCGAGCTTCCGGTGAGTCGCCGCCAAGTGCGCGAACTCAAGCAGCGGCTGATCAACGGCCCGCGGCAGAACTGGACTGCTCGGTGA